The genomic DNA GTGGGAACCGGTGAAAAGGTATTGGTCTCGTGTTTGAACGAGGCAAGCAGCAGCCGCATCGTTTCTCCTTCTGTTGAGATGGTTTCAGCGTCAGGCGACGCGCTCAGGCTGGCGCCTGCGGCGGTTGCGGCCAGGATCGTTGTGCTGGACCAGGGCATCCGGCACCAGTGGGAATGGCTGGCGGAACGATGGATGGAACATGGATACCCCCGGCTGGGAATTGACGAATCTATGCGGCCCGCTTCGGCTTGGCGCTGCCGGTGTTCTTTGCGTGGTGTTCGAGCGTGTCCGTCAGCTTGTCGATGCAGCGGTTAAAGGTCTTGAGCTCCGACTCGGTCAGGGTGCCAAGCAAAGCCTCTTCGAGCGTGTTGCCGCGCGCATACGTCCGCTTCACCATGCTTTTTCCCTCGGCGCTCAGGAACAGATTGATCTGCCGGGCATCGAGTTCTCCGATCTCGCGGTACAGGAGCCCTTTCTTGACAAGAGCGCTGACGATCTTTGACACCATCGTCTTTTCGAGCAAGGACAGCTCGATAAGCCGGCTCAGTGTCAGCCCGGGTTCCAAGGCAACCAGCCGCAGCACGCGCAAATCCCGCACCGTGACGCCGAACTCTTCTTCGTAGTACTTCGTTCCCGCCGCTTTGCTCAACTCGCTCAACCGGTCCAACCGGAACGACAGGTACTCGAGGATGGGATGGTCAGAAGACGACATGGAGGAATAAAGGA from Cupriavidus sp. D39 includes the following:
- a CDS encoding MarR family winged helix-turn-helix transcriptional regulator — protein: MSSSDHPILEYLSFRLDRLSELSKAAGTKYYEEEFGVTVRDLRVLRLVALEPGLTLSRLIELSLLEKTMVSKIVSALVKKGLLYREIGELDARQINLFLSAEGKSMVKRTYARGNTLEEALLGTLTESELKTFNRCIDKLTDTLEHHAKNTGSAKPKRAA